Genomic segment of Caldisericota bacterium:
GATTTTTTCAAAAAAATTATTGTCTCATTCTGTTAAGGCAGTATTTCCGGATAACGCAAATTTTCTTAAGAGAAAAATGGGGGACGCTATAGTTTTTTTTAATAATAATTTGTTAAAAATCTTTCATGAGGAAGAAGATAGTATACCTGAAATTATTGCTGTTGTTTCTTATCAAATGGCTGAAATTGGTTATGAATATATTATTACATCCGAGCCACTCAGTGCTCGAGCAGGTCTTAAACTGTTTTTGAAATCTCGATAGATTATTTTAAAATTCTTTTTATTGATTCTCTGAACGGTTTTCGTAGTATTCCTTTTTCCGTTACGATTGCATCGATGAATTTGTTTGGGGTTACATCGAAGGCGGGGTTGTATACTTTAATTTTCTCAGGTGCGATTCTTTTTCCTCCGCAATGTGTAACTTCGTCCGGATTTCTTTCTTCAATGGGGATATCAGCACCACCTGATATATTAGGGTCGATTGTCGATGTTGGCGCAACTACGTAAAATGGAATTTTATGGTACCTGGCAAGGACAGCAAGCGTATATGTCCCGATTTTATTTGCAGTATCACCATTACTGGCAATTCTATCTGCTCCTACTACAATACCGTTTACTAAATTTTTTGCCATCATAAATCCACTCATATTGTCGGTAATAAGATGAAAGGGTATCTTTGCTTCTTTGAGCTCTAGTGCAGTAAGTCTTGCTCCTTGAAGATACGGGCGTGTTTCCAGAGCAATTACGCTAATGTTTTTGTACTTTTCAAACGATCTTCTTATTACTGAGAATGCTGTGCCATGCGCAACAGTTGCAAGTGCGCCTGTATTACAGATGGTCATAATGATATCATTATGACTAAAAAGAGTCGAGCCATATTTGCCTATATTGAGATTTTGCTTTGAGTCTTCTTTTTCCAGTATTTTTGCTTCCTTAAGAATGAGGCGTTTAATTGTGTTTACTGTTTTGCCTTTATTTTTTTCAGCGACTTGATATATTCTTTCTGTTGCCCATTTGAGATTTACTGCAGTTGGCCGTGCGCTGTCAAGATATTTTTTAATTTTATTTAATTTTTGAAAGAATTTTTCTTCCTTAAGGTCTTTGGCACCTAAATACATACCGTAGGCAGCGGTTACTCCTATTGCTGGTGCTCCTCTTATCATCATTTTGTTAATTGCTTCCCAGATATCCTCTTTGGTCTTGCAGGGCATATTTACAAATTCAAAGGGGAGCTTCCTCTGGTCTAATATATAAAGTGTCTCCCCTTTGAATTTTAAAGAAACCAATTCCATCAGACGATTTTATGTTTTTTTAGGCAATCTGTGCATACCCAGGCAGTTTTAATTTTCCCGTTTATAAGAACTTTTGCCTTATGTAGGTTTGGAAGAGTTCTCCTCTTGGTTTTTCTGTGCGAATGGCTTATGCTATTTCCAACCATTGGGCCTTTTCCACATATTTCACATTTTCTACTCATTGCATTACCTCCAATTTAAAATAATACTCTTACATTGTAAGAAAATTTTCATTCAATGCAATAGTCTGCTATAATAATATGCATAAATAGGAGGTAAAAATGAAAAAAATAATCGTTTCAGAAAATGCATTAGCGAAGCTTGCAGCTTTAACCGCAATGCAATGTTATGGCGTAGTGGGACTTGTTCCTGCGAGTATTGGAGAACGGTTTCTTTCTCTTTTGGGCGGCGATAAACTTGGCCGAGGCATAGATGTAAAAATAAAAGGCAGAAAGGTATCTTTTACGATATATGTTGTTTTGCAAAGCGGCGTAAAAGTTTCTGAAGTGGCTAACATCATTGTTCATCAGGTGTCATATAAACTGGAAAAACTTACAGGTCTGAAAGATATTGATGTAAACGTGGTTATAAAAGGTGTGAAAAGGGAGGCATAAGTGAATAAATTAACCCTTGTTGAATTTGACAGAATGTTTAAAGGAGCAGTTGCTAATCTGAATAAGCATAAAGAATTGGTTAATAAGTTGAACGTATTCCCAGTGCCGGATGGAGATACGGGTTCGAATATGTATCTTACATTAAAAACGGCCCTGGAAGAATTGAGTAAACAAAAAACAAAAAATTTGAATGAATTTGGAAAGGCTGTGTGCGAGGGTGCTTTAATTGGTGGAAGAGGAAATTCTGGCGTCATTCTCTCGCAGATTTTTAAAGGTTTTTTTGAATATATAAATGGAAAAGATGAAGTAACAACCCAGGAGTTTGCGGAAGGATTAGTTTTATCTTCAAATGTTGCGTACCAGGCAGTTATTAAACCTGTTGAAGGAACTATTCTTACAGTCATTAAGTCGATGTCACAAAAAGCGATGTTTCTTGCGCGCGAAGAATCTGATTTTACACCCTTTCTTGAGAAAATATTAGAAGGGGCAAAAGTGACACTGGCAAATACACCCGAGCTTCTTCCGGTTTTAAAAGAAGCCGGTGTTGTGGATGCTGGTGGCCAGGGACTCGTTTTCATTACAGAAGGTCTTCTTTATGGACTTAAAGGGGAGTTAGAAATTACAAAAGGTTTTGAGGAAGTGGTTCAAGAAATAGACCAACATATTTTAGGTGAAGAGCTCGAATTTAAGTATGATACAGTGTTATTGCTGGAGATTGCTGATATTGATCCCGATCAACTAAGGAAGGATTTAGAACAATTTGGTGATAGTATTGTCGTAGCAAAATCAGGAAA
This window contains:
- the mtnA gene encoding S-methyl-5-thioribose-1-phosphate isomerase gives rise to the protein MVSLKFKGETLYILDQRKLPFEFVNMPCKTKEDIWEAINKMMIRGAPAIGVTAAYGMYLGAKDLKEEKFFQKLNKIKKYLDSARPTAVNLKWATERIYQVAEKNKGKTVNTIKRLILKEAKILEKEDSKQNLNIGKYGSTLFSHNDIIMTICNTGALATVAHGTAFSVIRRSFEKYKNISVIALETRPYLQGARLTALELKEAKIPFHLITDNMSGFMMAKNLVNGIVVGADRIASNGDTANKIGTYTLAVLARYHKIPFYVVAPTSTIDPNISGGADIPIEERNPDEVTHCGGKRIAPEKIKVYNPAFDVTPNKFIDAIVTEKGILRKPFRESIKRILK
- the rpmB gene encoding 50S ribosomal protein L28, producing the protein MSRKCEICGKGPMVGNSISHSHRKTKRRTLPNLHKAKVLINGKIKTAWVCTDCLKKHKIV
- a CDS encoding Asp23/Gls24 family envelope stress response protein, which gives rise to MKKIIVSENALAKLAALTAMQCYGVVGLVPASIGERFLSLLGGDKLGRGIDVKIKGRKVSFTIYVVLQSGVKVSEVANIIVHQVSYKLEKLTGLKDIDVNVVIKGVKREA